The genomic DNA GTCAGAAGCTGAACCGTATACCCTGTAGCCGCAACACCGCCATCCTGTCCGGAGATCATATACTGAAAATTCAAACGAACGGCATCTGTCCAATGCAGTGAAGCAGTAATTATACATTCTTCACGAAACCGGAGGGGGATATGATAATCAATATGCATCCGGACGATAGGGGCCATGAAATTTTCCCTGTACATGTCCATATAACCTATACCGTATTTTTCACCAAACGCCGACCGCCCATCCTCAATGTAGCTCGGATAACGTCCGTGCCATACGATCCCCAGCGTATCAACCTCCTCAAAGCGCACCTTTCTTTTCACCTGCGCCACAAGTGGCGGAGGCGCATCAGGAATTTCGGGAAAATATAGCGGATTATTGCGTCTTCGCATGTTTATTGGTCATTACCGTCTCTTTTTACCAAAAATAAAAGGGTTGCAGCAACCTTGCTCCCTGTTGTCAATCT from Nitrospirota bacterium includes the following:
- a CDS encoding acyl-CoA thioesterase produces the protein MRRRNNPLYFPEIPDAPPPLVAQVKRKVRFEEVDTLGIVWHGRYPSYIEDGRSAFGEKYGIGYMDMYRENFMAPIVRMHIDYHIPLRFREECIITASLHWTDAVRLNFQYMISGQDGGVAATGYTVQLLTNMKMEVLLARPEFVEEFCRRWKENLFHE